In Candidatus Poribacteria bacterium, the genomic window CCGATGTACTATCCTGATGAAAAGATATTGCTAACCGAACAGAACGGTCCAATGTGGGAAGAGATTGCGGTTCTGGACGCGATCCTCCAATTTCACCTTCGCGCTGCGTTCGCAGATCAAGTCGCTGTTATTGCGCAACAGTATCCACATCTGACGCTTATCCTTGATCACATGGGGTACCCACAGATAGATGCCGACGCTGCAGCGTTTCAACCCATCGTGGACCTCGCGCAATACGACAATGTCCATTTCAAGTTATCGGATGTGGCTGGACGTTCACATCAAGAGTTTCCATATACAGACGTGCACCCGTTCATCCAAAAATTGCTCTCAGCTTTCGGTGCAGGACGGACAGTATGGGGAACAGGTTACCCCGGGCATCACAGACAAAAACACGATTGGCCCTCTTTAGAACAGGAGCTCAGGCTCATTGAGGAAGGACTTCCGTTCCTAACAGATAAGGACAAGGAACAGATTCTCGGTGGAACAGCCGAGAGAATATGGAATCTGGCACCATAAAGTCGTTTTCCTTGGTGCTATTTCCTATTGGACTCACACAACCATGGTAACAATGACTATGCCGTGGGGAGAGATGGCTTATCATGATTCTGGAAGTCGGATGCCTCCGTTACTTTTCTTACACGGCACCGGGTGTGACGCGTCAGATTGGATACCGGTGACTAAAAACTTAGCGCGTAACCAGCGTTGCATCGCACTCGATTTTCGTGGGCATGGACAGAGCAGCGTGCCGACACAACCCCTTACATTAGGTAGCCTTGCTGAAGATGTCGGGCACCTTGCAAATCATTTGGGGTTCCACGAATTAGTGATTGTTGGGCATAGCCTGGGTGGTATGGTTGCAATGGAAGTTGCGCGGCGTTCATCTTCTGTTGTCGGGCTTGTTTTGCTGGAGGGCTGGAGCAGTCTTTCCTCAGCGGGAAGTGCGTTTGACGCTGGACGGTTTTATGGTTCGCTATCACAGACAACGATTACGCAAATTCAGCGGAAGGCTGAAGCAACACGAAGCCGCTTCCAAGCTGAAATCTGGCACGATTTCTGGGAGTCTGTCAAAGATTTTGATGCTTACACCTACCTACAGCGTGCAGG contains:
- a CDS encoding amidohydrolase family protein, with product MIVDTHVHVWEIDPPRYPVGPTAPSWNSYPDEPGTADELLAEMNTHGVDWTVLVQTSWSTWDNGYIADSVERFPDRFIGHGLIDPQDPNNAEQVRYWIKDRGLVGFRFHPMYYPDEKILLTEQNGPMWEEIAVLDAILQFHLRAAFADQVAVIAQQYPHLTLILDHMGYPQIDADAAAFQPIVDLAQYDNVHFKLSDVAGRSHQEFPYTDVHPFIQKLLSAFGAGRTVWGTGYPGHHRQKHDWPSLEQELRLIEEGLPFLTDKDKEQILGGTAERIWNLAP
- a CDS encoding alpha/beta hydrolase: MEQPREYGIWHHKVVFLGAISYWTHTTMVTMTMPWGEMAYHDSGSRMPPLLFLHGTGCDASDWIPVTKNLARNQRCIALDFRGHGQSSVPTQPLTLGSLAEDVGHLANHLGFHELVIVGHSLGGMVAMEVARRSSSVVGLVLLEGWSSLSSAGSAFDAGRFYGSLSQTTITQIQRKAEATRSRFQAEIWHDFWESVKDFDAYTYLQRAGIAILEVFGGMGRNDLTEQQLHIPPNPNIQWVWVPNAGHYLPHECPIEVAKVIGALRRHFKPPKSPLSGGL